A window from Pseudomonas kribbensis encodes these proteins:
- a CDS encoding acyl-CoA dehydrogenase, with protein sequence MIPNDDQQQIRDMARQFAEERLKPFAAEWDREHRFPKEAIGEMAGLGFFGMLVPEQWGGCDTGYLAYAMALEEIAAGDGACSTIMSVHNSVGCVPILKFGNDDQRERFLKPLASGEMLGAFALTEPQAGSDASSLKTRARLEGDHYVLNGCKQFITSGQNAGIVIVFAVTDPSAGKRGITAFIVPTDSPGYKVARVEDKLGQHASDTCQILFEDVKVPVANRLGEEGEGYKIALANLEGGRVGIASQSVGMARAAFEAARDYARERDTFGKPIIEHQAVAFRLADMATQIAVARQMVHYAAALRDSGQPALVEASMAKLFASEMAEKVCSMALQTLGGYGYLNDFPLERIYRDVRVCQIYEGTSDIQRMVISRNL encoded by the coding sequence ATGATTCCCAATGACGACCAACAACAAATCCGCGACATGGCCCGGCAGTTTGCCGAGGAACGGCTGAAACCGTTCGCCGCCGAGTGGGATCGCGAACACCGCTTCCCGAAAGAAGCCATCGGCGAAATGGCCGGGTTGGGCTTCTTCGGCATGCTGGTGCCGGAGCAGTGGGGCGGTTGCGACACCGGTTACCTGGCCTACGCCATGGCCCTGGAAGAAATCGCCGCCGGCGACGGCGCCTGCTCGACGATCATGAGCGTGCACAACTCGGTGGGTTGCGTGCCGATCCTCAAATTCGGCAACGACGACCAGCGCGAACGTTTCCTCAAACCGCTGGCCAGCGGCGAGATGCTCGGTGCCTTCGCGTTGACCGAACCTCAGGCCGGTTCCGACGCCAGCAGCCTGAAAACCCGTGCACGCCTTGAAGGCGATCACTACGTGCTCAATGGCTGCAAACAGTTCATCACCTCCGGGCAGAACGCCGGGATCGTGATTGTGTTTGCGGTCACCGACCCGAGCGCCGGCAAACGCGGGATCACGGCGTTCATCGTGCCGACCGACTCGCCGGGCTACAAAGTCGCCCGGGTCGAAGACAAACTCGGCCAGCACGCCTCGGACACCTGCCAGATACTGTTCGAAGACGTAAAAGTGCCGGTGGCCAACCGTTTGGGCGAGGAGGGTGAGGGTTACAAGATCGCCCTGGCCAACCTTGAAGGCGGCCGCGTCGGCATCGCTTCGCAATCGGTGGGCATGGCCCGCGCCGCGTTCGAAGCGGCGCGCGATTACGCCCGTGAACGTGACACCTTCGGCAAGCCGATCATCGAGCACCAGGCCGTGGCGTTCCGCCTGGCGGACATGGCCACCCAGATCGCCGTGGCGCGGCAGATGGTGCATTACGCTGCGGCACTGCGTGACAGCGGTCAGCCGGCGCTGGTCGAGGCGTCGATGGCCAAACTGTTCGCCTCGGAAATGGCCGAGAAGGTCTGCTCCATGGCCTTGCAAACCCTCGGCGGTTACGGTTACCTCAACGACTTCCCGCTGGAGCGCATCTACCGCGACGTGCGGGTCTGCCAGATCTACGAAGGCACCAGCGACATTCAGCGCATGGTCATTTCGCGCAATCTTTGA
- a CDS encoding acetyl-CoA C-acyltransferase — MTISNDPIVIVSAVRTPMGGFQGELKSLTAPQLGAAAIKAAVERAGVASDAVDEVLFGCVLPAGLGQAPARQAALGAGLDKSTRCTTVNKMCGSGMETTILAHDMLLAGSADVVIAGGMESMSNSPYLLDRARAGYRMGHGRVLDSMFLDGLEDAYDKGRLMGTFAEDCAETNDFSREAQDAFAIASTTRAQQAIKDGSFKDEIVPLTVTVGKEQVVISNDEQPPKAKLDKIASLKPAFREGGTVTAANSSSISDGAAALVLMRQSQAQKQGLKPLAVIHGHAAFADTPGLFPVAPIGAIKKLMKKTGWSLAQVDLFEVNEAFAVVGMAAMTHLEIPHDKLNIHGGACALGHPIGASGARILVTLLSALRQKGLKRGVAAICIGGGEATAMAVECV, encoded by the coding sequence ATGACCATCTCCAACGATCCGATTGTCATCGTCAGCGCCGTCCGCACCCCAATGGGCGGCTTCCAGGGCGAACTGAAAAGCCTGACCGCGCCGCAACTCGGCGCCGCTGCAATCAAGGCTGCAGTGGAACGCGCCGGTGTCGCCTCCGATGCGGTCGATGAAGTGCTGTTCGGCTGCGTACTGCCGGCCGGTCTCGGCCAGGCGCCTGCGCGTCAGGCCGCACTGGGCGCCGGGCTGGACAAATCCACTCGCTGTACCACCGTCAACAAGATGTGCGGCTCGGGCATGGAAACCACCATCCTCGCCCACGACATGCTGCTGGCCGGCAGCGCCGATGTGGTGATCGCCGGTGGCATGGAAAGCATGTCGAACTCGCCGTACCTGCTGGACCGCGCCCGCGCCGGTTACCGCATGGGCCACGGCCGGGTGCTGGATTCGATGTTCCTCGACGGCCTCGAAGACGCCTACGACAAGGGCCGCCTGATGGGGACCTTCGCCGAGGATTGCGCCGAAACCAACGACTTCAGCCGCGAAGCCCAGGACGCCTTCGCCATCGCCTCGACCACCCGCGCCCAGCAGGCGATCAAGGACGGTAGCTTCAAGGACGAAATCGTTCCGCTGACCGTGACCGTCGGCAAGGAACAAGTGGTCATCAGCAACGACGAGCAACCGCCAAAAGCCAAACTGGACAAGATCGCTTCGCTGAAACCGGCGTTCCGCGAGGGCGGCACCGTGACCGCAGCCAACTCCAGCTCGATCTCCGACGGCGCCGCCGCGCTGGTGCTGATGCGTCAGTCGCAAGCGCAGAAACAGGGGCTGAAACCGCTGGCGGTGATTCACGGTCACGCCGCGTTTGCCGACACCCCGGGCCTGTTCCCGGTGGCACCGATTGGCGCGATCAAGAAGCTGATGAAGAAAACCGGCTGGTCGCTGGCTCAGGTTGATCTGTTCGAGGTCAACGAAGCGTTTGCCGTGGTCGGCATGGCGGCGATGACCCATCTGGAAATCCCCCACGACAAACTCAACATCCACGGCGGCGCCTGCGCCCTGGGCCACCCGATTGGCGCGTCCGGTGCGCGGATTCTGGTGACCTTGCTCTCGGCCCTGCGCCAGAAAGGCCTGAAGCGTGGCGTCGCGGCGATCTGCATCGGCGGCGGCGAAGCCACGGCGATGGCGGTCGAGTGCGTCTGA
- a CDS encoding SDR family NAD(P)-dependent oxidoreductase, whose product MQIENKVFIVTGGASGLGAATAELLVNAGAKVMLVDMNADAVAAQAQRLGAQSVVADISNEAAAEAAVQATVKAFGSLNGLVNCAGIVRGEKILGKNGPHALASFAQVINVNLIGSFNMLRLAAAAIAESEANADGERGVIINTASVAAFDGQIGQAAYSASKGAIASLTLPAARELARFGIRVMTIAPGIFETPMMAGMTPEVRDSLAAGVPFPPRLGKPAEYAALVRHIIENSMLNGEVIRLDGALRMAAK is encoded by the coding sequence ATGCAGATCGAGAACAAGGTTTTTATCGTCACCGGCGGCGCATCCGGCCTGGGAGCCGCCACCGCTGAGTTGCTGGTGAACGCCGGCGCCAAAGTGATGCTGGTGGACATGAATGCCGACGCCGTCGCTGCCCAGGCCCAGCGCCTCGGCGCGCAGAGCGTAGTGGCCGATATCAGCAACGAAGCCGCTGCCGAAGCCGCTGTGCAGGCGACCGTCAAAGCCTTTGGCAGCCTCAACGGGCTGGTGAACTGCGCCGGCATCGTTCGCGGCGAGAAGATCCTCGGCAAGAACGGCCCGCACGCGCTGGCGAGCTTCGCCCAGGTGATCAACGTCAATCTGATCGGCAGCTTCAACATGCTGCGCCTCGCAGCGGCAGCGATTGCCGAAAGCGAGGCCAATGCCGACGGCGAACGTGGCGTGATCATCAACACCGCGTCCGTTGCTGCGTTTGACGGCCAGATCGGTCAGGCCGCGTATTCCGCCTCCAAAGGCGCCATCGCCAGTCTGACCCTGCCTGCCGCCCGCGAACTGGCGCGCTTCGGCATCCGCGTGATGACCATCGCCCCGGGCATTTTCGAAACCCCGATGATGGCCGGCATGACCCCGGAAGTGCGCGATTCGCTGGCCGCCGGCGTGCCGTTCCCGCCGCGTCTGGGCAAACCTGCCGAGTACGCTGCGCTGGTGCGGCACATCATTGAAAACAGCATGCTCAACGGCGAGGTGATCCGTCTCGACGGTGCCTTGCGCATGGCCGCCAAATAA